Proteins from a genomic interval of Candidatus Babela massiliensis:
- a CDS encoding glycosyltransferase — translation MKIKFFTIIIILSIVINAYENEPDSRKLSSPFDVTVIGYILYPDGLGRLPIGFIENFQNKLKINFIDTKNFSLNMSFGKITDKVIKIVNDKDKRPGKVGLLFDGLWNNIIPKLPNTTIKIAYSMFESTQIPQEWVNNLNNYFDSVVVPAPFLVEVYKNSGVNIPIFYLPIGMYLEEFLNSPIKIKQNIPFVFGTSAAYHPFKNQELLLNSFISKFANNANFKLRIHAKGETENSNLRKIIKTNNIHNVEIISKFLSPSEYIDFLKSLDCYVLVSRGEGFSLTPREALAMGIPCILSNNTAHKVLCQTSYVKAVNSNIKQLADYSFIFGKIYGYNFDTDQKDLEDALMDVYLNYNKYLRAAHQGREWVKQYLYKNLANKYVNLIKPKKIILGNKNIITDNGLMTNSKKLYDKYVLILEQ, via the coding sequence ATGAAAATAAAATTTTTTACCATAATTATAATATTAAGCATTGTTATCAATGCTTATGAAAATGAACCTGACTCCAGAAAGCTTTCCTCTCCTTTTGATGTAACCGTAATCGGATATATCTTATACCCGGACGGATTAGGACGATTGCCAATAGGATTTATAGAAAATTTTCAAAATAAATTAAAAATAAATTTTATTGATACAAAAAACTTTTCCTTAAACATGAGCTTTGGAAAAATAACAGATAAGGTTATAAAAATAGTCAATGATAAAGATAAAAGGCCCGGCAAAGTAGGATTGCTTTTTGACGGTTTATGGAATAACATTATCCCTAAATTACCTAATACTACAATAAAAATTGCTTATTCCATGTTTGAATCAACACAAATACCTCAAGAGTGGGTTAATAATTTAAATAATTATTTTGATTCAGTGGTGGTACCTGCTCCCTTTTTAGTAGAAGTCTATAAGAATTCTGGCGTAAATATACCTATATTTTATCTACCAATAGGTATGTACTTAGAAGAATTCTTAAATTCACCTATAAAAATTAAACAAAATATTCCTTTTGTATTTGGTACTTCAGCTGCCTATCATCCGTTTAAAAACCAGGAATTACTGTTAAACTCATTTATAAGCAAATTTGCTAATAATGCTAATTTCAAATTAAGAATACATGCAAAAGGAGAAACTGAAAACAGTAATTTAAGAAAAATAATTAAAACTAATAATATACACAACGTAGAAATAATATCAAAATTTCTTAGTCCATCTGAGTATATTGATTTTTTAAAATCGCTTGATTGCTATGTTTTAGTTTCTAGAGGAGAAGGTTTTTCTCTTACGCCTCGTGAGGCTTTAGCAATGGGCATCCCCTGCATTTTAAGCAATAATACTGCTCATAAAGTATTATGCCAAACTTCTTATGTAAAAGCAGTAAATTCTAATATAAAACAATTAGCGGACTATAGCTTTATATTTGGCAAAATTTATGGTTATAACTTTGATACTGATCAAAAAGATTTAGAAGATGCCTTAATGGATGTCTATCTTAATTATAATAAGTACCTTAGAGCTGCACATCAAGGTAGAGAATGGGTTAAACAGTATTTATATAAAAATTTAGCAAATAAATATGTTAACTTAATAAAACCTAAAAAAATCATACTTGGAAACAAGAATATTATTACTGATAATGGTTTAATGACAAATTCTAAAAAATTATATGACAAATATGTACTAATACTTGAACAATAA
- a CDS encoding glycosyltransferase: protein MKKKILYILAILTINFELISKNYNNSKFDVTVIGSIKFADGRGRLPIGFIENLKDKLKINFISTEGLLDFNNVNQDIKDIALNKDKTPGNIALLFTSVCADCASYVPNSPIKLVYSTFETTDIPKYWINLLNNNFDAVLVPSEFLVKTYKKSGIKIPVFLAPHGIYIDEFLNTPIKSQKNEIFTFGTSAGFWPHKNHELLLKAFLEKFHNNPKVKLKIHGRFGDQRIIQNLKKIIRDRKAKNVELIAKCHTPNEHLKFMQSLDCYVLVSKGEGFSVTPRESIALGIPTIISNNTAHKELTKTQFFVSIKSNIKEPSNFTQEIKAYCGYNFNTDQKYLENALETVYNNYEEYLKITVTAREWVKQFTYSNLEKKYLNIIKPEKVIFGTENLITNDYLMTNSKKLYDKYQNI, encoded by the coding sequence ATGAAGAAAAAAATTTTATATATTTTAGCTATTTTAACTATAAATTTTGAATTAATTTCTAAAAACTATAATAATTCAAAATTTGATGTTACTGTAATAGGCTCTATTAAGTTTGCAGATGGTAGAGGAAGGTTGCCTATAGGTTTTATAGAAAATCTTAAAGATAAATTAAAAATAAATTTTATATCAACTGAGGGGCTTTTAGATTTTAATAATGTAAATCAAGATATAAAAGATATAGCATTAAATAAAGATAAAACTCCGGGAAACATAGCTTTATTATTTACCTCAGTATGTGCTGACTGTGCCTCTTATGTACCTAACTCTCCTATAAAGCTGGTTTACTCGACCTTTGAAACTACCGATATACCAAAGTATTGGATAAATTTACTTAATAATAATTTTGACGCTGTATTAGTTCCTTCAGAGTTTTTAGTAAAAACTTATAAAAAATCTGGAATTAAGATTCCGGTATTTTTAGCCCCTCATGGAATATATATAGATGAATTTCTTAATACTCCAATCAAATCTCAAAAAAATGAAATTTTTACATTTGGCACTTCAGCTGGTTTTTGGCCCCATAAAAATCATGAGTTATTATTAAAAGCATTTTTAGAGAAATTTCATAATAATCCAAAGGTAAAGCTTAAAATACATGGACGATTTGGAGATCAAAGAATTATTCAAAATCTAAAAAAAATAATAAGAGATAGAAAAGCAAAAAATGTCGAACTGATCGCTAAATGCCATACTCCTAACGAACATCTTAAGTTTATGCAATCACTTGATTGTTATGTTTTAGTTTCAAAAGGCGAAGGTTTTTCAGTAACACCTAGAGAATCAATCGCATTAGGAATTCCAACAATAATAAGCAATAATACTGCGCATAAAGAACTTACCAAAACTCAATTTTTCGTATCAATTAAATCTAACATAAAAGAACCATCGAACTTTACTCAAGAAATTAAAGCTTATTGTGGCTATAATTTCAATACCGATCAAAAATACTTGGAAAATGCTCTTGAAACAGTATATAACAATTATGAAGAGTATTTGAAAATAACTGTTACCGCTAGAGAATGGGTCAAACAATTTACATATAGTAATTTAGAAAAAAAATATTTAAATATAATAAAACCGGAAAAAGTAATTTTTGGCACCGAAAACCTTATAACTAACGACTACTTAATGACAAATTCTAAAAAATTATATGATAAATATCAAAACATCTAA
- a CDS encoding bifunctional sulfate adenylyltransferase/adenylylsulfate kinase, whose translation MVIKRYYIFQLISIFFVNLYINANYLVLTTRQLCDLELILNNGFAPLKTFMNQKDYESVILNMRLTDNTVWPIPIMLDVDQQTIKTLKDNNSRLILKHPEGHELALLEVNEIWKPNKEIEAINVYGTTNIEHPGVNYLLNSTKEYYISGKLTKIRLPKHYDFTDLRKTPEDLKSYFKEKGITKVVGFQTRNPMHKAHKELTSRAAQSTNAHLLIHPVVGQTKPGDVDHFTRVRCYKQLLKYYPQDSVTLSLLPISMRMAGPREALWHAIIRKNYGCTHFIIGRDHAGPGKDSSGKDFYGPYDAQNLVKQYEKEIGINILLFNEMVYSVDQNTYKPENEIESNEKILRISGTQLRQLLKEAKEIPGWFTYPEIAQELKKSYPPKFKQGFTIFFTGLPSSGKSTIANALAIKLSEIQNRLITVLDGDLIRNHLSKELGFSKEHRSINVQRVGFVANEITKNGGVAICALIAPYEQDRRYNRELITRGGYIEVYVSTPLNVCQERDEKGLYAKAKEGKIEMLTGISDPYESPKNPEITIDTSTLSVEECIEQIINHLKLEQYI comes from the coding sequence ATGGTAATTAAAAGATATTACATCTTTCAATTAATAAGTATATTTTTTGTCAACTTATATATAAATGCTAATTATTTAGTATTAACTACAAGACAGTTATGTGATTTAGAATTAATATTAAACAATGGATTTGCTCCTCTTAAAACGTTTATGAATCAAAAAGATTATGAATCGGTAATACTTAATATGCGCCTTACTGATAATACAGTCTGGCCTATACCTATAATGTTAGATGTAGATCAACAAACTATAAAAACTTTAAAAGACAATAACTCTAGACTTATACTAAAGCATCCTGAAGGACATGAACTAGCCTTACTAGAGGTAAATGAAATTTGGAAACCAAATAAGGAAATAGAAGCAATTAATGTCTACGGAACAACAAATATAGAGCATCCAGGAGTTAATTATTTATTAAATAGCACAAAAGAGTATTATATATCAGGAAAATTAACTAAAATACGCCTACCTAAACATTACGATTTTACTGATTTAAGAAAAACTCCTGAAGATCTTAAAAGCTATTTTAAAGAAAAAGGAATTACTAAAGTCGTAGGTTTTCAAACTAGAAACCCTATGCACAAAGCTCATAAAGAACTAACAAGTAGAGCTGCTCAATCAACAAATGCACATTTATTGATACATCCGGTGGTAGGCCAAACTAAACCTGGAGATGTTGATCATTTTACTAGAGTACGATGCTATAAACAACTACTTAAATATTATCCACAAGATAGTGTAACTTTAAGTCTATTACCAATTTCTATGCGTATGGCAGGCCCTCGTGAAGCGTTGTGGCATGCCATAATTAGGAAAAACTATGGATGCACTCATTTTATAATAGGACGAGATCATGCAGGCCCAGGAAAAGATAGTAGCGGTAAGGATTTTTATGGTCCCTATGATGCTCAAAATTTAGTCAAACAATACGAAAAAGAAATAGGTATTAATATATTATTATTTAATGAAATGGTATATAGCGTAGATCAAAATACTTATAAGCCGGAGAATGAAATAGAATCTAATGAAAAAATATTAAGAATATCCGGAACTCAATTAAGACAACTTTTAAAAGAAGCAAAAGAGATTCCTGGTTGGTTTACCTATCCAGAAATAGCACAAGAACTAAAAAAATCTTATCCTCCAAAATTTAAGCAAGGATTTACTATATTCTTCACAGGACTACCTAGTTCTGGTAAATCTACAATTGCAAATGCTCTTGCCATTAAATTAAGCGAAATTCAAAATCGATTAATAACAGTACTTGATGGTGATTTGATAAGAAATCATCTGTCAAAAGAACTCGGCTTTTCTAAGGAACATCGCTCTATAAATGTTCAAAGAGTAGGATTTGTAGCAAATGAAATAACAAAAAATGGAGGCGTTGCTATATGTGCTTTAATAGCTCCATATGAACAAGATCGCAGGTATAATAGAGAATTAATTACTCGTGGTGGCTATATAGAGGTATATGTTTCTACTCCACTTAATGTATGCCAAGAACGTGATGAAAAAGGACTTTATGCAAAAGCAAAAGAAGGTAAGATAGAAATGTTGACAGGAATAAGTGATCCATACGAATCTCCTAAAAACCCTGAAATAACAATAGATACATCAACATTAAGCGTAGAGGAATGCATAGAGCAAATTATTAATCATTTAAAATTAGAACAATATATCTAA
- a CDS encoding ATP-binding cassette domain-containing protein — protein sequence MNKLFQNIATIKLENITKKFGNYLVLDDINFEFKKGNAYALKGVSGTGKSTLINILSGIEFPTLGNIYYDKHNINTLKTDIKRKILQESIGLIFQYPYLIKELTVLENVIIKSLILNNKKENIKDYAIELIEKVGIIDKINKYPNELSGGEQQRVSLARAIFTKPDFLIADEPTAHLDEKNKILVLNLLIELQQVHHMGLIITSHDEMITKKLPINIELHEKRLFIKQN from the coding sequence ATGAATAAATTATTCCAAAATATAGCAACAATTAAATTAGAAAATATAACCAAAAAATTCGGAAATTATTTGGTACTTGATGACATTAATTTTGAGTTTAAAAAAGGAAATGCTTATGCATTAAAAGGAGTATCAGGAACTGGAAAATCAACTTTAATAAATATATTATCTGGAATAGAATTTCCAACTTTAGGAAATATATATTATGACAAACATAATATCAACACACTCAAAACAGATATTAAAAGAAAAATACTGCAAGAATCAATAGGACTAATATTTCAATATCCATATCTAATAAAAGAGCTTACAGTACTTGAAAATGTAATAATAAAAAGCTTAATTTTGAATAATAAAAAAGAAAATATAAAAGACTATGCAATAGAATTAATCGAAAAAGTTGGCATCATAGATAAAATTAATAAATATCCTAATGAATTATCAGGCGGAGAGCAACAAAGAGTATCTTTAGCAAGAGCCATATTTACAAAGCCAGACTTTTTAATAGCAGATGAACCTACTGCTCATCTAGATGAAAAAAACAAAATTTTGGTTTTAAATTTATTAATAGAACTTCAACAAGTTCATCACATGGGACTAATAATAACTTCTCATGACGAGATGATAACAAAGAAATTACCTATAAACATAGAATTACATGAAAAAAGACTATTTATTAAACAAAATTAA
- the lon gene encoding endopeptidase La: protein MISNDIGNQNIPEILPVVPTMDVVVFPNQIVPLLVLDERIINGINKALEEEPKLILLLASNKQSDVHEGSIGMKDLYKVGTIATIMRLVKIQDGGIKILVQGLSKARVNQILAQDYVLKAKIEPIVFENNCDETEIKAQIKNLKDIANEISSSGGAFSPDFFIILSKMNDPEKIADFILSHLHLSVDQSQKLLEAKSQKDFLESLYKLLIKELELSEVQENIKNTAKDSMNKSQKEFYLREQLRAIKKELGEDDLDEIDRMRDKLSSIELPQEVKSEATRQLNRLEKTSPDSMEAAVIRNHLDWILALPWNNHTNDNLDIHRAKKILDDDHYGLKDIKERILDYISVKHLKKDDNAPILCFAGPPGTGKTSLGKSIAQSLGRNYFRVSLGGVKDEAEIRGHRRTYVGAMPGRFIQGIRKAGSSNPIIIIDELDKIGADFRGDPSAAMLEVLDPQQNKTFYDNYLGVPYDLSKVIFIATANNIETLSEPLKDRMEIITLSGYTLEEKLEIAKRYLVKRSVESTGLDNHDIKFNDEIISDLIENYTREAGVRELERIIKKLCSKAARAIVEENKIISFNLDNIEKYLGPRKFIDSDIYNQNDIGISNGLAWTSYGGELIKVEAVLIPGKGKLILTGSLGNVLKESAQAALSYVKAHSQELGIDCKRFVNYDLHIHVPGGGIPKDGPSAGITLLSSILSALTDRPINAQYAMTGELNLRGNVMPIGGVKEKILAAKRNGVQHVILPERNRNDLIGSEEIANGIDVIWVKHANEVISKVLLEYDKKRISHH, encoded by the coding sequence ATGATATCAAATGATATAGGTAATCAAAATATACCGGAAATACTCCCAGTAGTCCCGACTATGGATGTTGTAGTATTTCCTAACCAAATAGTGCCCCTCTTGGTACTTGATGAAAGAATTATTAATGGTATAAATAAAGCTCTTGAAGAAGAGCCTAAGTTAATACTTTTACTTGCCTCGAATAAGCAATCGGATGTCCATGAAGGATCAATTGGAATGAAAGATTTATACAAAGTAGGAACTATTGCAACGATAATGAGGCTAGTCAAGATTCAAGATGGCGGAATAAAAATTTTAGTGCAAGGTTTATCTAAAGCAAGAGTGAATCAAATTTTAGCACAAGATTATGTTTTAAAAGCAAAGATAGAGCCTATTGTTTTTGAAAATAATTGTGATGAAACTGAAATTAAAGCGCAAATTAAAAATTTAAAAGATATTGCTAATGAAATTTCATCATCAGGGGGAGCTTTTAGTCCTGATTTTTTTATAATATTATCAAAGATGAATGATCCGGAGAAAATAGCTGATTTTATTTTATCTCATTTGCATTTGTCAGTAGATCAATCTCAAAAGTTATTAGAAGCTAAATCTCAGAAGGATTTTTTAGAATCGCTTTATAAATTGCTTATTAAAGAACTAGAACTTAGTGAAGTTCAAGAAAATATAAAAAATACAGCTAAAGATTCTATGAATAAATCTCAAAAAGAATTTTATTTAAGAGAGCAATTAAGGGCTATTAAAAAAGAATTAGGAGAAGACGATCTTGATGAGATAGATCGTATGAGAGACAAGCTTAGTTCAATTGAATTGCCGCAGGAAGTTAAGAGTGAAGCTACTCGTCAATTAAATCGATTAGAGAAAACTTCACCAGACTCGATGGAAGCTGCTGTTATTAGAAACCATTTAGATTGGATATTAGCTCTTCCATGGAATAATCATACTAATGATAATCTTGATATCCATAGAGCAAAAAAGATATTGGATGATGATCACTATGGGCTCAAAGATATAAAAGAAAGAATATTGGATTATATATCAGTTAAGCATCTTAAAAAAGATGATAATGCTCCTATTTTATGTTTTGCTGGTCCACCAGGAACAGGTAAAACGTCCTTAGGAAAATCTATTGCTCAAAGTCTTGGTAGAAACTATTTTAGGGTTTCTTTAGGGGGAGTAAAAGATGAAGCTGAAATTAGAGGGCATCGAAGAACTTATGTTGGCGCTATGCCTGGTAGATTTATTCAAGGTATTAGAAAAGCAGGATCATCAAATCCGATAATCATTATAGATGAACTTGATAAGATTGGAGCTGATTTCCGAGGTGATCCATCAGCTGCTATGCTTGAGGTTTTAGACCCACAACAAAATAAAACTTTTTATGATAATTATTTAGGAGTTCCTTATGATTTATCTAAAGTTATATTTATAGCAACAGCAAATAACATAGAAACGCTTTCAGAGCCTCTTAAAGACCGAATGGAGATTATTACTCTTTCTGGATATACTTTAGAAGAAAAATTAGAAATAGCTAAAAGATATCTGGTCAAACGGTCTGTTGAATCTACTGGTCTTGATAATCATGATATTAAATTTAATGATGAAATCATATCAGATTTAATAGAAAATTATACCCGGGAAGCTGGTGTAAGAGAGTTAGAGCGAATAATTAAAAAACTTTGCTCAAAAGCAGCAAGGGCTATAGTAGAAGAAAATAAAATTATATCATTTAATTTAGATAATATTGAAAAATATCTAGGACCTCGTAAGTTTATTGATAGTGATATTTATAATCAAAATGATATAGGTATAAGTAATGGACTAGCCTGGACATCTTATGGTGGAGAATTAATTAAAGTTGAAGCTGTATTAATTCCTGGCAAAGGCAAGTTAATTCTTACGGGCTCTCTTGGTAATGTTCTTAAAGAATCAGCCCAAGCTGCCTTAAGTTATGTTAAAGCTCATTCTCAAGAACTTGGTATAGATTGTAAAAGATTTGTTAATTACGATTTACATATCCATGTACCTGGAGGAGGGATTCCTAAAGACGGTCCATCTGCTGGAATAACGCTTCTTTCCTCTATACTTTCGGCATTAACAGATAGGCCTATCAATGCTCAATATGCAATGACAGGAGAGCTAAATCTTCGCGGTAATGTTATGCCAATTGGCGGAGTAAAAGAAAAAATATTAGCAGCTAAAAGAAACGGAGTTCAGCATGTTATTTTGCCTGAAAGAAATAGGAATGATCTTATAGGTTCAGAAGAAATTGCTAATGGAATTGATGTTATTTGGGTTAAACATGCAAATGAAGTAATTAGTAAGGTATTACTTGAATATGATAAAAAACGTATTTCTCATCATTGA
- a CDS encoding carbohydrate kinase family protein, which produces MKNILTIGSACQDMFIDYKNRDNLALSNPELKNSIILREGEKVDIDNIFYSLGGGAVNSALSFKKLGFNVSTIFKLGIDQTGEYILGKLSEIGIITKDIILDKNIETAKSFIFSTQDHNYTALCFRGSNQSFDFNDVKYKLDKFNYDLVYITSLSSNFTRDLEYFIKKIKRKETLISFNPGISQLVKDTSYVYGALKYIDVFVLNALEAKSYLECLLNSYLIDLVSYNKIITDLDTPELFYKFLNYKNKSLTIEFFFKQILKKGPKIVIVTNGKEGVYLATQDFILFYPSIETEVLSTLGAGDAFSSCFIASLMLDVSVEKSLIYGAINSSSVISCMNANQGLLGLPEIEQKFKKINYKLLKKFVI; this is translated from the coding sequence ATGAAAAACATCTTAACTATAGGAAGTGCTTGCCAGGATATGTTTATAGATTATAAAAATAGAGACAACCTAGCTTTATCCAATCCTGAATTAAAGAATTCTATTATATTAAGAGAAGGTGAAAAAGTAGATATTGATAATATTTTTTATTCTTTAGGAGGAGGAGCTGTTAATTCTGCTTTAAGTTTTAAGAAATTAGGATTTAACGTTTCTACAATTTTTAAGTTAGGGATAGATCAAACAGGAGAATATATATTAGGTAAGTTATCTGAAATTGGAATTATAACTAAAGATATTATTTTAGATAAAAATATTGAAACCGCAAAATCTTTTATATTCTCTACTCAAGATCATAATTATACGGCCTTATGTTTTCGGGGTTCTAATCAAAGTTTTGATTTTAATGATGTAAAATATAAACTAGATAAATTTAATTATGATCTAGTTTATATTACTTCTCTTTCATCTAATTTTACTAGAGATTTAGAATATTTTATTAAAAAAATTAAGAGAAAAGAAACGCTGATTTCTTTCAATCCAGGCATTTCTCAATTGGTAAAAGATACCAGTTATGTTTATGGTGCTTTAAAATATATTGATGTTTTTGTATTGAATGCACTTGAAGCTAAAAGTTATTTAGAATGTTTGCTAAATTCGTATTTAATTGATTTAGTTAGCTATAATAAAATTATTACTGATCTTGATACTCCAGAATTATTTTATAAATTTTTAAATTATAAAAATAAAAGTTTAACTATAGAATTCTTCTTTAAACAAATACTTAAAAAGGGGCCAAAAATAGTTATAGTAACTAATGGAAAAGAAGGAGTATATTTAGCAACTCAAGACTTTATTTTATTTTATCCAAGTATAGAGACTGAAGTTTTAAGCACATTGGGAGCTGGAGATGCTTTTAGTTCATGTTTTATTGCTTCTTTAATGCTTGATGTTTCAGTAGAAAAATCTTTGATTTATGGTGCAATAAATAGCTCTTCTGTTATAAGTTGCATGAATGCTAATCAAGGTTTGCTTGGACTACCTGAAATTGAGCAAAAATTTAAAAAAATAAATTATAAACTACTTAAAAAATTTGTAATTTAA
- a CDS encoding AAA family ATPase, with product MHINKYKLTLPNLFLMLSFGLNAMELSKVKPANITQIDVTSQNPQSGTCGYHALYNGIIIAKSLKKSSDLKFFNKENFNKRLFKDLKRIWKEQIVKQRVKFLLKQLIVDYLFKNIILDKEIVSQKPDSGGFYELNLSHEYVKLIPVEQIENCTYSEEERKAICDIIVEVADNIINKDFYYYDETDICRFYENSYGIFKVFKEIMLNKTIKGIPFYQNNRFYTKIRRFFYIDCHVKKDNIINCEPLDSADTERCPLSNYKIDWSDISKKGQALESSKPGHWVSSKEIEYLINILLDKKRSSSSFLPENTKIFCLEGDIQDLFNLEDNLKQTALEFKDNDYEGTAIFILYYPQHWVTCVVDKKKNEHPRFIFADSLNIDRTKSDQAFELIGELSDFNFAQNKFIPIDILVEDEYLARIENIIETLSSNQNSKDIWLYGPSNTGKYSLAHSISKLSKWQLNCISALNPAELNTTSNKIKGKNKEEIVELYNKAINQLIDTLAKQNNPTVLFIHQMDKIKDAFKKQVFKLFVRKLQEYKNNNLLFTIFSSQVDPKELTQYYDFDNLVNYISMTLPDNTRRLQILDYYIKNLLYKTIFIKKNKNNKTFSLNEQYVRELHKKLLADETKGFTGYDIEDMILQVSITIRKDIKNKGEDSVFYKLLNYFDLKYIFSNFIDLKDKPRSSLGKIFSLCAGGLGLSYCKNSQERSLVTMATFLSLAVIEKFSYPKELKNPNEYEQRLHTYCSNQKKIIAERKKAIKNDNNTNKLLNKILNGKKLDKSKNESNNIIENITEKNNKENIQISGHKQIGLIFWEGFIEALKNKTQPTIEQMIDFLVNLAKRKISNSEEAQ from the coding sequence ATGCATATTAATAAATACAAACTTACTTTACCTAATCTATTCTTAATGTTGAGTTTCGGCTTAAATGCTATGGAATTATCAAAAGTAAAACCTGCAAATATTACTCAAATCGATGTAACATCTCAAAACCCTCAATCAGGCACATGTGGTTATCATGCTCTTTATAATGGAATAATTATTGCAAAATCTTTAAAAAAATCTTCAGATCTAAAATTTTTTAATAAAGAAAATTTTAATAAAAGGTTGTTCAAAGATTTAAAACGGATCTGGAAAGAACAAATTGTTAAACAAAGAGTTAAATTTTTATTAAAACAACTTATAGTAGATTATCTTTTTAAAAATATTATTTTAGATAAAGAAATAGTATCTCAAAAACCAGATTCTGGGGGCTTTTATGAACTTAATCTAAGTCATGAATATGTTAAGCTTATTCCGGTAGAACAAATAGAAAATTGTACGTATTCAGAAGAAGAAAGAAAAGCAATTTGTGATATTATTGTTGAAGTTGCTGATAATATAATCAATAAAGATTTTTATTATTATGACGAAACAGACATTTGTCGTTTCTATGAAAATAGCTATGGAATATTTAAAGTATTTAAAGAAATAATGCTTAATAAAACAATAAAGGGGATACCCTTTTATCAAAACAATAGATTTTATACAAAAATAAGAAGATTTTTTTATATAGATTGCCATGTTAAAAAGGATAATATAATCAATTGCGAGCCTCTTGATAGCGCAGATACAGAAAGATGTCCTTTATCTAATTATAAAATCGATTGGTCTGACATATCAAAAAAAGGCCAAGCTTTAGAATCTTCTAAACCCGGACATTGGGTTTCTAGTAAAGAAATAGAATATCTAATAAATATTCTTTTAGATAAAAAAAGAAGTTCTAGCTCTTTTTTACCAGAAAATACAAAAATATTCTGTCTTGAGGGAGATATTCAAGACTTATTTAATTTAGAAGATAACTTAAAACAAACGGCGCTCGAATTTAAAGACAATGATTATGAAGGTACTGCAATTTTTATTCTATATTATCCCCAACATTGGGTAACTTGTGTTGTTGATAAAAAGAAGAACGAACATCCTAGATTTATCTTTGCTGATTCACTTAATATCGATCGTACTAAATCAGATCAAGCATTTGAGTTAATTGGAGAATTATCTGATTTTAATTTTGCTCAAAATAAGTTTATTCCAATAGATATATTAGTAGAAGATGAATATTTAGCTCGAATTGAAAATATTATTGAAACTCTAAGTTCAAACCAAAATAGTAAGGATATATGGCTTTATGGTCCATCTAATACAGGAAAATACAGTTTAGCTCACAGTATAAGTAAACTATCTAAATGGCAGCTTAATTGTATCAGCGCTTTAAATCCTGCTGAACTTAATACAACAAGCAATAAAATCAAGGGCAAAAATAAAGAAGAAATAGTTGAACTTTATAATAAAGCAATAAATCAATTAATTGATACATTAGCAAAACAAAATAATCCAACTGTATTATTCATTCATCAAATGGATAAAATAAAAGACGCTTTTAAAAAACAAGTCTTTAAACTTTTTGTAAGAAAATTACAGGAATATAAAAATAATAATCTATTATTTACAATATTTAGTTCTCAAGTTGATCCAAAAGAATTAACACAATATTACGATTTTGATAATTTAGTAAATTATATTTCAATGACTTTACCTGATAATACAAGAAGATTACAAATACTTGATTATTATATTAAAAATCTTTTGTATAAAACTATATTTATTAAGAAAAATAAAAATAATAAAACTTTCTCTTTAAACGAACAGTATGTAAGAGAACTTCATAAAAAACTCTTAGCAGATGAAACAAAAGGTTTCACAGGGTATGATATAGAAGATATGATACTTCAAGTATCAATAACTATCAGAAAGGATATTAAAAATAAGGGTGAAGATTCTGTATTTTATAAATTATTGAATTATTTTGATTTAAAATATATATTCTCTAACTTTATCGATTTAAAAGATAAACCACGCTCCTCACTAGGAAAAATTTTTAGTCTATGTGCAGGAGGTCTTGGACTTTCTTATTGTAAAAATTCACAAGAAAGATCGCTTGTTACTATGGCAACCTTTTTATCATTAGCAGTAATTGAAAAATTCAGCTATCCAAAAGAATTAAAAAATCCTAATGAGTATGAACAACGTTTGCATACTTATTGTAGTAATCAGAAAAAAATAATAGCAGAACGCAAAAAAGCAATTAAAAATGATAACAATACTAATAAGCTATTAAATAAAATCTTAAATGGTAAAAAATTAGATAAGTCAAAAAATGAATCTAATAACATTATAGAAAATATTACAGAAAAAAATAATAAAGAGAATATTCAAATTTCCGGTCATAAACAAATTGGATTGATATTCTGGGAAGGATTTATTGAAGCTTTAAAAAATAAAACACAGCCTACTATAGAACAAATGATTGACTTTTTAGTTAACTTAGCAAAACGCAAAATTTCTAATTCTGAAGAAGCTCAATAA